GTTATAATGGCTACCGGACGATCAGATTATCCAAACCAAGTAAATAATGTACTAGGTTTTCCGTTTATTTTTCGAGGTGCTTTAGATGTAAGAGCAAGTGAAATTAATGAACAAATGAAACTTGCTGCAGTGCATGCACTTGCTGAATTAGCTAAAAAGCCAGTTCCAGATATTGTAAATTTAGCATACAATGAAATAAATTTATCATTTGGTAAAAATTATATTATCCCAAAACCAGTTGATCCACGACTACTTACAAATATTGCTCCAGCAGTTGCTAAAGCTGCAATGGATTCTGGTGTTGCCAAATTGCATATGAAGAACTGGGACTTATATTCACAAGAGTTAGAGAAAAGACTAGGTCAAGACAATCAAATTACAAAAGTAATAATTAGCAAAGCTCGTAAAAACCCTAAAAAAGTTGTATTCGCAGATGCTGAAAACCTTCAAGTGCTAAAAGCTGCTCAACAAGTAAGAGACGAAGGGATAGCTTTTCCAGTATTATTAGGTAATTCAAGTAATATTAATGAGTTAGCAAAACTCAATAATATCGATTTAAGTGAGATAACAATTATGAATCCTTATGATCAAATTCAAGAAGAAAGATTATTGAAATTTTCTGAAATGTTCTTTAATAAGAGGCAACGAAAAGGTGTTAATGCAGCCGAAGCCAAAAAAATGATGTCATTTCGTAATTACTTCGGATCAATGTTAGTTGAAACAGGCGAAGCAGACGCCCTTATTTCTGGTCTAACAAGAAGTTATCCAGATACAATTCGACCAGCACTTCAAGTAATAGGAAAAGAGGTAGGAGTTACAAAAGTTTCAGGAATGTATATCCTTTTAACTAAAAAAGGTCCACTTTTTTTAGCAGATACAACAGTTAATTTTAATCCAACTGTTTCTGAAATAGTTGAAATAACTGAATTAACATCAAAAGCAATTCAAAGGTTTAATATCAAGCCAAGAATTGCACTTGTTACTTATTCTAATTTTGGCAGTGCCAAAGGTGAAGATGCAGAAAAGATGAGTAAAGCTACAGCAATTCTTCAATCAAAGCATCCAGATTTGGTTGTTGATGGGGAAATGCAAGCTCATTTAGCATTAGATTCTGAACAAATGAGAATCAATCACCCTTTTTCTCATTTTGCATATGGTGAAGCAAATACTTTAATTTTCCCAAATCTTTCTGTTAGTAATGTTGCTTGTAATTTATTAAAAGAATTAGCAGATTGTGAGGCAATTGGACCAATTCTACTTGGATTGAATAAACCAGTTCATGTTTTACAATTAGGTAGTACTGTTAGAGAAATTGTCAATATGGTAGCAATTGCTGTTGTTGAATCTCAAATGAGAAAAATGTAAATTTTTTTGTAAAATTTGTTGTAGAATTTCATTCATTTTTTTATTGTTTTAATTTAATTCCTGAATTAATTGAAAATACCATTATTAGATTTACAAGCTCAGTATTCTACTTATCAAGAATTAGCTGAGGAAAGAGTATTAAAAGTTATGCGATCTCAAAGAGCCATTTTAGGTGATGAGACTAATCAGCTTGAGAATTCTGTATCTGAGTATATAGGAACCAAATATTCATTAGGAGTATCTAGTGGAACAGATGCATTATTGTTAGCTTTGATGGGACTTGGAATGTCATTGAATGATGAAATAATTATGCCAACATTTAGTTTCTTTGCTACAGCTGGTACTGTAGCAAGGTTAGGTGCAAAGCCTGTTTTAGCAGATGTAGATTTTAATTCATATAATATTTCAGTTAATGAGATTGAAAAATTAATAACTCCAAATACTAAGGCTATTATGCCAGTACATTTATTTGGACAAAGTGCAGAAATGGATGTAATTATGAATATAGCCTCTAAGTATAATCTTTTTGTTGTTGAAGATTGTGCTCAATCAATAGGTGCAAATTATAAAGATGGAAGAAAAACAGGATCAATTGGAGATGTTGGCTGTTTTAGTTTCTATCCAACAAAAAATTTAGGTGCAATTGGAGATGCTGGGTTAGTAACAACTAATAATAAAGAACTTTATGATAAAATGAAAATTATGCGTGTACATGGTGGTGAGCCTAAGTATTATCATCAAGTTTTGGGGGGAAATTTTAGGATTGATGAAATTCAATCAGCAGTTTTGAATGTTAAATTACCTTATTTAAACTCGTGGAGCAACAAAAGAAAATCAAATGCATCTGAGTATAAAAAATTATTTATACAAAAAGAAATTTCAGATGAAACGATAATTTTTTCAAACTCAAATAAAATTATTTTGCCTCAGTTTGTTTATGATGTTGAGAATAATCATATAATGAATCAATTTGTGGTAAGAGTTGAACAAAGAGATAAGCTTAAAGTATTTCTAGACAATAAGAATATAGGGAACGAAATTTATTATCCAGTATGTTTTCATGAACAAAAATGTTTTGATTATTTAGGGTATAAAAAAGGTGATTTCCCAAATTCAGAACTTATAGCAAGCCAAGTTTTAGCTCTACCTATTTATCCTGAACTTAATCTTCATCAAATCAATTATGTTGTTGATTCTATTGTTGAATTTTTTAAATAAAAAAAATTTGCAATAAGTATCAATTTTTAAAAATCAATTGTACAATAAATTATGAGACTTCTGGGTTTCTAAATTTAATTATTTTCATAATATGAAGTACTTTTAGAATTGGATAAGTTGGATCTATTTCCCACCATTTTACCCCAAAATTATATCGATTTGGATGTTTATGATGATTGTTTTGAAATAATTCCCCTAACATTAAAAAATCAAAAACTAATGAATTTTTAGAATTATCATTAATGTTGTAATTCCTATATCCATATTTATGACCACACCAATTTACAGTTGCACCATGTATTGGTCCAATTAAAAAATGAATAGGAAGCAATAAAAACCACCAAGGAGAGTTAGCAAAGTATGAATAGATTGAGGTGTAGAGTACTCCCCAACTAATTCTAGAATATAAAGAATCACCAAATTTATCTAAAGACTTCCAAACAGGATAACTCCCTAAAAATTTATCAGAAACTTTTAGAGTATTTTGAACTAAACCAGAATAAATATCCTTTGTATGCATCATCATTGAAATCACATCTTTGTAAAAAACAGGGGAATGAGGATCTTGCTCAGTATCAGAATATGTATGGTGCATTCTATGAAGAATTGCATATGCACTAGGGACTAAATAGGAAGAACCTAATGCAAAATATGTAGAAATGTAAAAGAATTTTTCCCATCCTTTACTCATTGTAAACATTTTATGAGATGCATATCTATGAAGAAACATGGTTTGAAAAAATAATGAAACAAACCAATGTGTTAGAAAAAAAACAATAATTATCATACTATATATAAGAAAATAAAAGGAAAATGAAAAATGAAAAAAGATTTGATTTGTTTTCAGAATTTTTCTCTTTTTGATTTAAAAAATTGTTTTAAAAGAATTGAACAATCTGTATCTAAAACGCCACCAAGAGTATTGACTCTATGATTAAGTGAATTACTATTTGTAATGTTTATAACAGTTCCAGTTGCTCCGGCATGTACATCGTAAGCACCAAAAACTAATTGTTTTAATTTTGTGTTAACCATTGCCCCAGCACACATAGAACAAGGTTCTAAAGTAACGTACAAAGTACATTCATTCAGATACTTTTTGCCTAATATTCTGCATGCTTCACTAATAGCTAAAAATTCAGCATGAGCAGTAGCATTTTTCAATTTTTCAGTTTGATTATGAGTTGCAACTATAATTTCTGAACCTATTGAAATAACTGCTCCAATTGGAACTTCATTGTTTAACAAAGCTAATTCAGCAACTTCAAGAGCTTTTCTCATTAGAGAAGTATGCAATAACATCAGATATTATTTAATAATTAGGACTAATCAAATAAAATAAAAAACGTCAGCCTTAATTGAAATAAGACCGACGTTAAACAATTGCGGAACGGACGAGACTCGAACTCGCGACCTCCTGCGTGACAGGCAGGCATTCTAACCAACTGAACTACCGCTCCGTAATTTTGGATTGCAAATTTAATGAATAAATCTTGATTGAAAAAATTAAATACAATATTAATTTTAAAAATAATATTCAAAATTAAAAAAATATAAATTTGCCAAATATTTTATATAAGTTTCGGAGATAAAAAAGCCGTAGAATATATGATTAAAATATTCAAACGGCTTGAAACCCTAAAGTTAAATTACTTCTTTTTATTATTAAC
Above is a window of Chlorobiota bacterium DNA encoding:
- a CDS encoding nucleoside deaminase; amino-acid sequence: MRKALEVAELALLNNEVPIGAVISIGSEIIVATHNQTEKLKNATAHAEFLAISEACRILGKKYLNECTLYVTLEPCSMCAGAMVNTKLKQLVFGAYDVHAGATGTVINITNSNSLNHRVNTLGGVLDTDCSILLKQFFKSKREKF
- a CDS encoding NADP-dependent malic enzyme, giving the protein MNNKIRKEDALHYHSKGRPGKIQVIPTKEYSSQLDLSLAYSPGVAEPCLEIAKNEDDVYKYTAKGNLVAVISNGTAVLGLGDIGPKASKPVMEGKGLLFKIYADIDVFDIELDTKDVDEFVRTVKILEPTFGGINLEDIKSPECFEIERKLKEILSIPVMHDDQHGTAIISSAALLNALEIVDKKIDEIRIVVSGAGASAISCTKLYKSLGVRFDQIDMFDSKGHINSLRSDLDEMKKEFISPRNYNSLNEAMVGADLFLGLSKANLVSQDMVRSMSVNPIVFAMANPDPEITYPEAIAARPDVIMATGRSDYPNQVNNVLGFPFIFRGALDVRASEINEQMKLAAVHALAELAKKPVPDIVNLAYNEINLSFGKNYIIPKPVDPRLLTNIAPAVAKAAMDSGVAKLHMKNWDLYSQELEKRLGQDNQITKVIISKARKNPKKVVFADAENLQVLKAAQQVRDEGIAFPVLLGNSSNINELAKLNNIDLSEITIMNPYDQIQEERLLKFSEMFFNKRQRKGVNAAEAKKMMSFRNYFGSMLVETGEADALISGLTRSYPDTIRPALQVIGKEVGVTKVSGMYILLTKKGPLFLADTTVNFNPTVSEIVEITELTSKAIQRFNIKPRIALVTYSNFGSAKGEDAEKMSKATAILQSKHPDLVVDGEMQAHLALDSEQMRINHPFSHFAYGEANTLIFPNLSVSNVACNLLKELADCEAIGPILLGLNKPVHVLQLGSTVREIVNMVAIAVVESQMRKM
- a CDS encoding DegT/DnrJ/EryC1/StrS family aminotransferase; this encodes MKIPLLDLQAQYSTYQELAEERVLKVMRSQRAILGDETNQLENSVSEYIGTKYSLGVSSGTDALLLALMGLGMSLNDEIIMPTFSFFATAGTVARLGAKPVLADVDFNSYNISVNEIEKLITPNTKAIMPVHLFGQSAEMDVIMNIASKYNLFVVEDCAQSIGANYKDGRKTGSIGDVGCFSFYPTKNLGAIGDAGLVTTNNKELYDKMKIMRVHGGEPKYYHQVLGGNFRIDEIQSAVLNVKLPYLNSWSNKRKSNASEYKKLFIQKEISDETIIFSNSNKIILPQFVYDVENNHIMNQFVVRVEQRDKLKVFLDNKNIGNEIYYPVCFHEQKCFDYLGYKKGDFPNSELIASQVLALPIYPELNLHQINYVVDSIVEFFK
- a CDS encoding acyl-CoA desaturase, translated to MIIIVFFLTHWFVSLFFQTMFLHRYASHKMFTMSKGWEKFFYISTYFALGSSYLVPSAYAILHRMHHTYSDTEQDPHSPVFYKDVISMMMHTKDIYSGLVQNTLKVSDKFLGSYPVWKSLDKFGDSLYSRISWGVLYTSIYSYFANSPWWFLLLPIHFLIGPIHGATVNWCGHKYGYRNYNINDNSKNSLVFDFLMLGELFQNNHHKHPNRYNFGVKWWEIDPTYPILKVLHIMKIIKFRNPEVS